CCAGCAAGTGCGTCCGGTCATCGGTGCGGTCGAGGCGGGGAGCATGGCGGCCAAGGCTGGCCTGGTGGCTGGGCAGGAAATTGTTTCCATTGATGGCGAGCCCACCACGGGTTGGGGCGCGGTCAATTTGCAATTGGTGCGTCGACTGGGCGAGAGCGGTACCGTCAATGTAGTGGTGCGCGAACAGGACTCCAGTGCCGAAAGCCCACGTGAGCTGGCTTTGGACCATTGGCTTAAAGGCGCCGACGAGCCGGACCCGATCAAATCCCTGGGCATTCGTCCGTGGCGTCCGGCGTTGCCGCCAGTGCTCGCCGAGTTGGACCCTAAAGGCCCGGCCCAGGCTGCTGGCCTGAAAACCGGCGACCGCCTGTTGGCTCTCGATGGCCAGGCACTGGGCGACTGGCAGCAAGTGGTCGACCAGGTGCGTGTACGGCCTGATACCAAAATTGTGCTGAAAGTTGAGCGCGAAGGTGCTCAAATCGACGTCCCCGTGACCTTGTCGGTTCGTGGGGAGGCCAAGGCCGCCGGGGGTTACCTGGGTGCCGGGGTCAAAGGTGTCGAGTGGCCGCCATCGATGGTGCGAGAGGTCAGCTTCGGGCCGTTGGCGGCGATTGGAGAGGGTGCGAAACGCACTTGGACCATGAGCGTGCTGACCCTCGAATCCCTCAAGAAAATGTTGTTCGGCGAGCTCTCGGTAAAAAACTTGAGTGGACCGATAACCATTGCTAAAGTGGCGGGCGCTTCTGCCCAGTCGGGTGTCGCGGATTTCCTGAATTTCCTGGCTTATCTGAGTATCAGCCTTGGAGTTCTGAATTTGCTGCCCATTCCAGTATTGGATGGGGGGCATCTGCTGTTTTATCTGGTCGAGTGGGTGCGTGGTCGCCCCTTGTCGGATCGGGTGCAGGGTTGGGGGATACAGATCGGTATCAGTTTGGTGGTCGGGGTGATGTTGTTAGCTCTGGTCAACGATCTGGGACGACTGTAACGCTTCGCTGAATTGCGAATCTGCCGCATTTTGCGGCAGTTTGTTTATTGCCAGTTGGAATAAGAAAGGACTTCATGAAACGTCTGCTGCTAACTGCGGTTCTCACCGTATTGATGATCGCCGAAGTTCACGCCGAGTCCTTCACCATCTCCGATATTCGCGTCAACGGCCTCCAGCGGGTTTCCGCGGGTAGCGTCTTTGGTGCCTTGCCGTTGAACGTCGGGGAACAGGCTGATGATCGTCGCCTGGTGGAATCCACTCGTGCGCTGTTCAAAACCGGGTTCTTTCAAGATATCCAACTGGGTCGCGAAGGCAATGTCCTGGTCATCACCGTCGTCGAGCGTCCTTCTGTCGCGAGCATCACGATCGAAGGTAACAAGGCCATTTCCACTGAAGACCTGATGAAGGGTCTGAAACAGTCGGGTCTGGCCGAGGGCGAGATCTTCCAGCGCGCCACCCTTGAAGGTGTGCGTAACGAGCTGCAACGCCAGTACGTTGCCCAGGGTCGCTATTCCGCGAGCGTTGAGACGGAAGTGATTCCGCAGCCGCGTAACCGCGTAGGCCTGAAGGTCAATATCAACGAAGGCACCGTGGCGGCCATCCAGCACATCAACGTGGTGGGCAATACCAAATTCGCCGACGAAGACTTGATCGACCTGTTCGAACTCAAGACCACCAACTGGTTGTCGTTCTTCAAGAACGATGACAAGTACGCCCGTGAAAAACTTTCCGGTGACCTGGAACGCCTGCGTTCCTACTACCTGGACCGTGGCTACATCAACATGGACATCGCTTCGACCCAGGTGTCCATCACCCCGGACAAGAAGCACGTCTACATTACGGTCAACGTCAACGAAGGCGAGAAGTACAAGGTTCGTGACGTCAAGCTCAGCGGTGACCTGAAAGTGCCTGAAGACCAGGTCAAGTCTCTGCTGCTGGTCCAGAAGGACCAGGTGTTCTCGCGCAAGCTGATGACCACTACCTCAGAACTGATCACCCGTCGCCTGGGTAACGAAGGCTACACCTTCGCCAACGTCAACGGCGTGCCGACTCCGAACGATGAAGACCACACCGTCGACATCACCTTCGTCGTCGACCCGGGCAAGCGTGCCTACGTCAACCGTATCAACTTCCGTGGCAACACCAAATCCTCGGACGAAGTGCTGCGTCGTGAAATGCGCCAGATGGAAGGCGGTTGGGCGTCGACTTACCTGATCGACCAATCCAAGACTCGTCTCGAACGCCTGGGCTTCTTCAAGGAAGTCAACGTCGAAACCCCGGCCGTACCGGGCGTGGATGACCAGGTTGACGTGAACTACGCCGTTGAAGAGCAAGCCTCGGGTTCGATCACCGCCAGTGTCGGTTTCGCACAGAGCGCCGGTTTGATCCTGGGTGGTTCGATCACGCAGAACAACTTCCTGGGTACCGGTAACCGTGTGTCCATCGGCCTGACCCGAAGCGAATACCAGAGCCGATACAACTTCGGTTACACCGACCCCTACTGGACTGCAGACGGTGTGAGCCTGGGCTACAACGCCTTCTACCGCACCACCGACTACAAAGACCTCGATGTTGACGTTGCAAGCTATGCGATCGACAGCCTCGGCGCTGGTGTCAACGTGGGTTATCCGATCAGTGAGACCTCGCGTCTGACGTTCGGCCTGACCGCTCAGCAGGATGAAATCAAGACCGGTGTGTACACCGTGGACGAGATCTTCGACTTCACCCGCCGTGAAGGCGACAAGTTCCTGAACTTCAAGGCGTCTGCCGGCTGGTCCGAGTCGACCCTGAACAAAGGCGTACTGGCAACCCGTGGCCACTCCCAGAGCCTGACCGCGGAAGTCACCACGCCGGGCAGCGACCTGTCGTTCTTCAAGCTCGACTACCGCGGCCAGTTGTTCCAGCCGTTGAGCGATAATTACACCATGCGCCTGCACACCGAGCTGGGCTATGGCGACGGTTATGGTTCGACCAATGGCCTGCCGTTTTATGAAAATTACTACGCGGGTGGCTTCAACTCGGTACGTGGTTTCAAGGACAGCACCCTCGGCCCACGTGGTACTCCGAGCCGCGGTTTCGCTCAGACGGGTAACCAGGGCACAGTGGCTGACTCGGACAACGATCCGCTGCCGTTCGGTGGTAACGTGCTGATCCAGGGTGGTGCGGAAATTCTGTTCCCGCTGCCGTTCGTCAAAGACCAGCGTTCCCTGCGAACTTCGGTCTTCTGGGACGTGGGTAATGTGTTCGACTCCAAGTGCGACCAGATCACCAACCCGAGTGGCGTGAAGTCCAACACCCAGTGCAACGACGTGAGCCTGAGCAACATGGCCAGCTCCGTCGGCGTGGGTGTGACCTGGGTGACTGCGTTGGGCCCGTTGAGCTTTGCTCTGGCCATGCCGATCAAGAAACCGGATAACGCTGAAACCCAGATTTTCCAATTCTCCCTTGGCCAGACGTTCTAAGCGTCTGACCTAAGATAACGACAACGGATTCTGTAGGAGTACATCGTGCGTAAGTTGACTCAATTGGTCCTGCTGGCCACTGTGCTGGTAACCACCCCGGCCTTCGCCGAAATGAAAATTGCCGTGCTGAACTATCAGATGGCTTTGCTTGAATCCGACGCGGCCAAGAAGTACGCCGTGGATGCCGAGAAGAAATTCGGTCCGCAACTGACCAAGCTTAAAACCCTGGAAAGCAGCGCCAAGGGCATCCAGGACCGCCTGGTTGCCGGTGGCGACAAGATGCAGCAGGGCGAGCGCGAGCGTCTGGAGCTTGAATTCAAGCAAAAGGCCCGTGACTACCAGTTCCAGTCCAAGGAACTGAACGAAGCCAAGGCAGTTGCCGACCGCGAAATGCTCAAGCAGCTCAAGCCGAAACTCGACAGCGCCGTGGAAGAAGTCATCAAGAAGGGTGCCTTTGACCTGGTGTTCGAGCGTGGCGCCGTGATTGACGTCAAGCCTCAATACGACATCACCCGCCAGGTGATCGAGCGCATGAACCAGCTGAAGTAAACCATGACCGCGACTATCAAGCTTGGCGAGTTGGCCGAGTTCCTGGGGGCCACCTTGCGTGGCTCCCCGGAGAAAGAAATCACTGGGCTAGCCACCTTGCAGGAGGCTGGCCCAGCTCAGTTGAGCTTCCTCGCAAATCCTCAATACCGTAAGTACCTGGTCGATTGCCAAGCCGCAGCCGTGTTGCTGAAGGCCGCAGACGCCGAAGGGTTTGTCGGGGATGCGCTGGTGGTGGCCGACCCCTACCTGTCTTACGCGAAAGCATCACACCTGTTCGATCCCAAGCCTAAGGCGGCGGGCGGTATTCACCCGTCAGCGGTGATCGCCGAGGATGCCCAGGTGGATCCTGCGGCGAGCATTGGTGCTTTTGCGGTGATCGAAAGTGGCGCGCGTATTGGCGCTGGCGTCACCGTCGGCGCACATTGCTTCATTGGCGCGCGTTGCGTAATCGGCGCCGATGGCTGGCTGGCGCCTCGCGTTACCCTTTATCACGATGTGCGTATTGGGCAGCGGGTGGTCATTCAGTCGGGCGCGGTGATCGGTGGTGAAGGCTTTGGCTTTGCCAATGCCAAAGGTGTCTGGCACAAGATTGCCCAGGTTGGCGGCGTATTGATCGGCGACGACGTGGAAATCGGGGTCAACACTGCTGTCGATCGCGGGGCCCTGGCCGATACCGTGATTGGCAATGGCGTGAAGCTCGACAACCAGATTCAGATCGCCCATAACGTGCAGATTGGCGATCACACCGCCATGGCGGCCTGCGTGGGGATCTCCGGCAGCACCAAGATCGGCAAGCATTGCATGCTTGCCGGTGGCGTGGGGCTGGTGGGGCATATCGATATTTGCGACAACGTCTTCATCACTGGCA
Above is a genomic segment from Pseudomonas sp. R5-89-07 containing:
- the rseP gene encoding sigma E protease regulator RseP: MSALYMIVGTLVALGVLVTFHEFGHFWVARRCGVKVLRFSVGFGMPLVRWHDRRGTEFVIAAIPLGGYVKMLDEREGEVPADQLDQSFNRKTVRQRIAIVAAGPIANFLLAMVFFWVLAMLGSQQVRPVIGAVEAGSMAAKAGLVAGQEIVSIDGEPTTGWGAVNLQLVRRLGESGTVNVVVREQDSSAESPRELALDHWLKGADEPDPIKSLGIRPWRPALPPVLAELDPKGPAQAAGLKTGDRLLALDGQALGDWQQVVDQVRVRPDTKIVLKVEREGAQIDVPVTLSVRGEAKAAGGYLGAGVKGVEWPPSMVREVSFGPLAAIGEGAKRTWTMSVLTLESLKKMLFGELSVKNLSGPITIAKVAGASAQSGVADFLNFLAYLSISLGVLNLLPIPVLDGGHLLFYLVEWVRGRPLSDRVQGWGIQIGISLVVGVMLLALVNDLGRL
- the bamA gene encoding outer membrane protein assembly factor BamA; the encoded protein is MKRLLLTAVLTVLMIAEVHAESFTISDIRVNGLQRVSAGSVFGALPLNVGEQADDRRLVESTRALFKTGFFQDIQLGREGNVLVITVVERPSVASITIEGNKAISTEDLMKGLKQSGLAEGEIFQRATLEGVRNELQRQYVAQGRYSASVETEVIPQPRNRVGLKVNINEGTVAAIQHINVVGNTKFADEDLIDLFELKTTNWLSFFKNDDKYAREKLSGDLERLRSYYLDRGYINMDIASTQVSITPDKKHVYITVNVNEGEKYKVRDVKLSGDLKVPEDQVKSLLLVQKDQVFSRKLMTTTSELITRRLGNEGYTFANVNGVPTPNDEDHTVDITFVVDPGKRAYVNRINFRGNTKSSDEVLRREMRQMEGGWASTYLIDQSKTRLERLGFFKEVNVETPAVPGVDDQVDVNYAVEEQASGSITASVGFAQSAGLILGGSITQNNFLGTGNRVSIGLTRSEYQSRYNFGYTDPYWTADGVSLGYNAFYRTTDYKDLDVDVASYAIDSLGAGVNVGYPISETSRLTFGLTAQQDEIKTGVYTVDEIFDFTRREGDKFLNFKASAGWSESTLNKGVLATRGHSQSLTAEVTTPGSDLSFFKLDYRGQLFQPLSDNYTMRLHTELGYGDGYGSTNGLPFYENYYAGGFNSVRGFKDSTLGPRGTPSRGFAQTGNQGTVADSDNDPLPFGGNVLIQGGAEILFPLPFVKDQRSLRTSVFWDVGNVFDSKCDQITNPSGVKSNTQCNDVSLSNMASSVGVGVTWVTALGPLSFALAMPIKKPDNAETQIFQFSLGQTF
- a CDS encoding OmpH family outer membrane protein, which produces MRKLTQLVLLATVLVTTPAFAEMKIAVLNYQMALLESDAAKKYAVDAEKKFGPQLTKLKTLESSAKGIQDRLVAGGDKMQQGERERLELEFKQKARDYQFQSKELNEAKAVADREMLKQLKPKLDSAVEEVIKKGAFDLVFERGAVIDVKPQYDITRQVIERMNQLK
- the lpxD gene encoding UDP-3-O-(3-hydroxymyristoyl)glucosamine N-acyltransferase, encoding MTATIKLGELAEFLGATLRGSPEKEITGLATLQEAGPAQLSFLANPQYRKYLVDCQAAAVLLKAADAEGFVGDALVVADPYLSYAKASHLFDPKPKAAGGIHPSAVIAEDAQVDPAASIGAFAVIESGARIGAGVTVGAHCFIGARCVIGADGWLAPRVTLYHDVRIGQRVVIQSGAVIGGEGFGFANAKGVWHKIAQVGGVLIGDDVEIGVNTAVDRGALADTVIGNGVKLDNQIQIAHNVQIGDHTAMAACVGISGSTKIGKHCMLAGGVGLVGHIDICDNVFITGMTMVTHSITEPGAYSSGTAMQPAAEWRKSAARLRQLDDMARRLKQLEKRVGDVTPGGNASSEG